A stretch of DNA from Juglans microcarpa x Juglans regia isolate MS1-56 chromosome 5D, Jm3101_v1.0, whole genome shotgun sequence:
ATGCTTCcactcatgttaatgatgaatatatatatgacatgtgaatatgtgacgatatatgtatatatgatgtTACGTGTATGATTGGGAATTTGTGATACTATATGTATGTTGTTAAGAGTCTTCAAAAAGTAAGTTCATGCTAGATCAGACTATATTTTACAGTATGATGTgctacttattgagtattcgactcatttttgtttgtcttcctgTTTTCTTCTATATTTAATTCTCACAGATGGTGATTATGATGACgcagagctggatggccaggagtagatttagtacaaagaattaggaaggaataagtgatattcacacaagaattagatctcttttatgtcattcataggattagtttatgtttttttactTTACCTTCAGTTTTCAAGACAACTGTGCTCAATTcagttttatcattttaatgcttttcaataaatgagatttttcaggatatgaatctctttatcgggcattatgttatgaatgctAGAAACATCTATATCCTACGGGAACGGGGtattatatctcatctcatctctttctcaaacatcattcaaagaCAAatacttttctaaactttcaaacaaaaaataaaaaacaattcaattttttcaaatccccaaacaaaaataatactaaaaaattatattctaacaatattttaacttcataatattttttatttaaatttttctctcttcttttcccaaatctcataaaacataactcaaactatctcactactattcacaaactatcttattactattcacaaaattctcatctcactccccaagCATGCCTAAGTCTGTTTCTCAAAAGCAAATAAACAAGGAAAGCCAATGGAACTTCAATTCTTGATTGGAAAAGTTGTCCAACTAAAACTGCAACGGTCAACTACTTTTAAAAACATCACAACAGTCGAGCTGAATCCTCATTCTTGACTAGGTTATGTTTGGAAAGtataaggccccgtttggatgatgagatgatctcatctcatcttatctcagtATCCAAATaccactcaaacacaaataccttttaatttcaaatactAATCAAATACatatactaatcattataactttcccaaacttttaaataaaacacaaaaaacaattcaaattttttaaatcttaaaacaaaagtaatattaaaaaaatatatttttactttataatatttgtattcaactttttctctctcatttcctaaaaccccataaaacatcttaactcaaaccactTCACTactatcacaaattattttactactattgaCAGATTTATTATCCCATCACATATCATCTTAACATGCAAACGAGGCCTAGAActttaaaacacataaaaaatacaCTCAGAATTCAATCATGAACCTAAGCATGCAAAATTGGTGAGACCATTGAATCATAATGTAACATACGGGTTCAAATTTAGGGCTAAactagtattatttatttatttatttatttattttacttttattatcatCTTAGGAAATATGCTTACGGTAAATTAGTGATTCCTTTTCCTATCAAAACCATTGTATGGTTATCCCTTTAGTTTCCATATCAGATTAGTTTCCTAGTTTGAAACCACAACTCGACACTTCAAAATGCTCTTAAAATCCATATCCTCGTAGGAATAATTTTCCAAGTGTAGCCAACTTCAAACCCTAGCATACCTACTGAGGACTCATGCCACTTCCCTCCTCATCGTCTATAAAACCCCACGTAAACCCTCTGTCttaaacacacaaaaaaatacaaagaagtCACTTTCGCATTAGCCGTATATACTCTGCCCAACCACTGCCAACCACCCTAGGATGTCGAAGCACCACCCATGGCGCCAAAAACTGCCAGCCAACCCAGCcccgtcgcacccactccctcagTTGTGCCACCGCGCAATAGCTTTCTCCCCTCGATAACGTGCTACCACTTGGAAGTCAGGAAGCAATGCTAAGaagtaaatagtatgatcatataaatgcatgcgtactgtgaatattattgttatatatgaaaatatgatgtgcttatcATGGTATCTACGCTACGCTAAgagacaagtcaaggttagattctTTTCATgatcttgatgaaatatgagattatgcttgaatgaatgaatttgtttgattgattgaatgttactaaaatcataggAAAGTCATGAGATGTTCATGgagtaattcaagtcaagtatgccatgtaataaaatagccagattatgcaagccatgttcatgtaatacttagattatgtatgccatgttcatgaaCTACTTAGATcgtgtatgccatgttcatgtcgTACTtaaatcatgtatgccatgaaaTGCCATAAAATGTTTAgatcatgttatgtcatgtcatgttatacTATGACATGTACAAGAAAATgccagttatgttatgccaagtataagaatatgtcatgttatgttatgtaatgaacaagaatatgccatgttaagaaAGTTCATGAAGCTTAAcgaattctcatgcattaagaaaaataagaagttttaagacagtgccacggactcaagcgcgGTTAACCACAAAtaaagtgaaacacggactcaagcgtgtttcactccatgttacttGGTTAAGtaaaacacggactcaagcataTTTTACTCCATGTTATTCAATTAAGTGAAATACAAACTCAAGTGTgcttcactccatgttattcagttaagtgaaacaaaaactcaagcgtgtttcactccatattactcagttaagtgaaacacgaacCCAAGCGtatttcactccatgttaagaaaagataaacaagttattatgcattcatgttacatgtttgccatgattatgtatgcttccactcatgttaatgatgaatatatatatgctatgtgAATCTGTGACGATATACGTATATATTTGAAGCTTTTCAGAAAGTTATGTTACGTGTATGATTGAGAATTTGTGATGCTATATGTATGTTGTTAAGAGTCTTCAGAAATTAAGTGCATGCTAAGCCAGATTATATTTTACCGTATGAtgtgctacttactgagtattcactcatttttgtttgtcttcctgTTTTCTTCCATATCTAATTTTCACAGATGGTGATTATGATGACGCAGAACtggatggccaggagtagatcTAATACAAAGATTTAGGAAGAAATAAGTGCTATTTACACAAGAACTATAATCATTTTATGTCTTTCCACTTTACgttcattttttaaacaattatgttcatttcaattttttatgcttttcaataaatgaggtaattcaggatatgaatctctttaccggactttatgttataaatgttaatcacatctctatcctatgggaacggggtgttacacataaACCATGCAATTGTCATGAGCCTAAAACATCTCCAGAATCACTTCTGTAAAAGCTGAAGCCCACTGATGTGCACTGGGAAGCAAAACTCAAGTATAACTGGAAcaattgaataataaataaattttgcttCAATATGATAAGCGCAAGTGTGCACACGCACACACGGGAATATATGACATACCTCCCCACCATGCTCTAAGACGGTGTCTTCAACAACATCACTTAGCATCTCAATGGAACGGCAAAACCCAAAAATACAAAGTCTTCTCCCCATATCAAGTCCctgaattaatatttataagcaataagATAGAATATCTACAAACAATTGATGACAGGTTAAAGAGAAGCAAACGGGACTTCATACATTTGTTGCTGCAATATCAAAGAGTGCACCCAGACATAGACCTTGATTTGGATCCATGTAATCCCTCTCTTGAAACCGTTTGGATACATTTGGTCTTCCTTGCTTCTTCTGTGTAGAACTAGCACTTTTTGTTAGCTGATTTGATAACAGATTCAAAACTAAAATGGGAATCGCACGATACTCATACAGAATGAAATATAAGCATCAAAGCAACATTTGTCAGGATTAAGTATCATATTGGTAGGGGTTTTGCTCTAAGATGCAATTTAAACGTCAGGGGGGTTAGAAGAACCAAATATCTATACAAATGCATGTCAAGATACCATGTGAAATTATAACGGTGTAGTGGCTGTTATCAAGTAAAGAACCAATCACCAAAGCACCGACataaaagatgattttttttttcaaaaatggtaaCTTACAAAAAACGGTATAATATACAATTGTCTTAATAGAAGTGGCATACATCTGAAGAAGAGACACGTTGAGGGACCATGGAACCGCCAATCTGAATGAGACCATCAGCAGTGAACAAGGTCACTCTATCCTCAGGAACCCACTGAATTTCTGTAACAGAAGAATTCTGAGCCATCAATTTCTAGGAGTTGGGGAATTCGTAGGGCAGAAATAATTCTCTGTATCCTAACGTGTCAATGTATGCAGTATCAGCTAGCATTGTAGCAAGCCAGGAAGCACGAGAGTGCAATGCAGCAAATATTTCCCTCGAACTGCCTGGCTCAATCCGTTAATTAAGCTACCTACAGCCCCATATTTTCTGATTACGGGTGCACACTTCTTAAGtcgtaaaaagataaaaaagaattgGAACCGGCGTGAGACACCCAGGATTGGAATTAGGCCAAATTCATGACATGCGAAGTAATGGAAAACACGACAAAAGGGGAACGGGAAACTTAGCACCTAATAACTAATTGACCACTCAGACACGTAGAACTCCTATTTCTCCATCGATTTTCTACATATTCTTCGCAATCAAACGAACCGGAAAAAATCATAAAGTAGAATGTACAAATCGAAATTTCTCTACTGTATCCAAAACTTGGGATccgtttgttttaaaaaatgagaagaattgagattaaaattaaaaggttaaataaaatattattagaatatattttttaatattatttttattttcagatttaaaaaaattaaattatatttattttattttatattaaaaattaagaaaattgtaatgatcagatgagagatattttctgaaaataaactaaTCTTAATTGACCAAAAGAAATTGCTAAGGCAATGATTAAGAAATAAACTTAATTAACCATCACAGATTGCTAAGGTGATGATTAAGAAATATTGCGCTTTGAACTGATTCAAGGATTGGGATCATATCATCTGATGTCGTAATAAACCgaaaacatcataaatattaGAGATACGGAACAAACAAAAAGTCTGAATACACAATTCAAAGAGATATATACCGTAATATGaatatgagataaattgaattaCCGCAATCACCGTCGTCCCAAGGAAAGAAGCCGAAAGAGTCTTGGGCAAAGAAGTTTCCGGAATCGGAAGCCTTGGCCGAGAAACGGAGGCGAGAGGGACGAAGATTAGAAGTTGAGGATTTTGGGGAGGAAGAAAATGCGGAGAGGGAGGAAGTAGATTCCCTGGAGCGAGGAAACGATGGGAGCGGAGGGAAGGGAGAAAAACGCAGAGACGAAGTTTCCGccatgagagagaaaaagagagattcCGTCGGGGGAGAGGGGGAGGAATCTGGGAAGGAATAGTAAAGAAGAATGGAAGAGGGTTCGACGCCACATTTAGAGGATGACACGTGGCAGACAGGACATTTAATTACCCGAAGATAGTGCTTTGGAAACCGTGATTGAAATGTCTGGTTGTTGCCTCTCGGCCATTCCGCACGCGTTTACAAAGAACAAATTTGTCAAGTcttgcacaatttttttttttcttattatcgttacatctttttttaatttgatattaaataatttattatttattatttaatcattaactGTGATAAAAAGAGACagtaacaaaataattaaaaagatatatataaacaatttcaGTTCATACCCATTTAGTAATTATCCTTGCTACTTTACCACTAAATTATTTTGTGATACGCTAGAGTGTGATCTCCTTgcaaaatagatcaaaattatcaaatatatatttatggctTTAAATAAATAAGCCTATTAGATACACTACTAGATTTCGCTCGAGATTATTAGCTTGGTTAAATTCAAGttcaattcaattaatttattaaacgatacgaatgtaaatataaaattataatagattaTTAAATGCTACAACTTGTGTAAAACTTGGCTTGGTTCTTATAAGTTCGTGTAAAGTCAATAACTAGGATTGTTCATCTGGTCGAATTTTTTGTCGACCTGGTTCGGAATCCGAATAACAAGGTTCATGTTACGAGTTTTGGCTCAGAATAAAAGTCGGGCAGTACTTGCATAAACAAATTTAGAGTAAACCAGTATTTTAAACTCGATActcgattttttttaaaccaatcCCAATTTCAAAACAACGCCTATCGTTTTGACACTAGCATTAAAAACCCTTCCCCATTCCCCGTATTCTCTCGCTCTCTCGCCAAATAAACCCTAGCATCTCTCCCTCAGTACCGATCGAAGAAACCTCGTCATCGTCGTCGCCGACTTGTCGTCATCTTAGTGACCCCAAGGTTTTTTCTCTACATCTTTTTCCGATTTAGGTTTGTTTTATGCTCAAATTTCATAGCTGAGTTTACAAATGCTTGAGGCATTTTATTTCAAGACCTTTTTCTTCTCCCACTTATGTATAATTAgtaaccaaaagaaaaatttgtgtgcgctttctttctccctctctctttatttgTCTCTCTGTGCATGGTGAGAAATTAAGAATACTAAACATGGTTTGACACAATATGTGAATTGACATTAACCCAACTACGAAAATAATCACAAAGCTTGGATTTAGACCTCAGAAGCAATAGGGACTAGGGAAAGAAACTCCACATATGTTACATAAGCTTAACATAACTTTGGCAACTTTGCCAGTTTACCGCTATTTTACTACTTTGAATAAATGTTTGTAAGGGCTGGCTTGCCTTGTTGGGAATAAATCAATTAGCTGTAATTATGTTTGAGTTTTGCTTAATTTCCGTGTATGTCAAAATACTTTCCTTGTAAACCAATGGTTATAAGTTTGGAAGGATGCTATGAATGGAGgtatcttaaaaatattcaaacaattgtTTGCAGAGATGGGATCCGCATTAAACAACCCACGCCTTTTATCAAAATTCATCCACAATAGGTAAAGCACACCGGAGTGATCCAACGTCTTTTCCTATTGATCCACCAGGTACTCGTTCAGTCGCTTGCTCTCATAACATTTTGGCATTAGAACAGGTCATGACGGATTCCAGAATTGAGTGTTTGGAACAACAGTTGGCTAACTTTGGGAGCATTATGGAAatacttatgaaaaaatttgaggAAACTAGCGCGAAGGTAGATTTCCTAGCCGATACGAGTTCGGGAGATGCAGAAGTCTCAAGATCAAGAAATAGACACGAACGAAATCATGGAGGAGGGAACAACTTGGCAGTTTCAAAATTGGCCAAGTTGGACTTTCCGAGGTACAACGGTTTGGATGATCTGACCAGTTCGATTTATTGGGTGGAGTAATTTTTTGATTATCAACAAATGGATGAGATCGAGAAATTACCATTGGTAGCATATCACCTGGAGGGAGAGGTGCAGATGTGGTACCAATTATTCAAGGATACCAAAGAGATTAATTTGTGGGAGGCATTAAAAAGGGGACTTCGAATTTGATATGGACCAACCATGTTCGAAAATCATTTTGGCACATTGAGCAAGTTGCACCAAACTGGAACTGTTGGTGAATATCAGTTGTAATTTGAGTAGTTGCTGAGTCATGTTGGAGGGTTGGCCCCTATCATCAATTGCGGTGTTTCATAAGTGGACTCAAGGAACCCATAGGAACTGATGTGCAGGCTGCACACCCAACATCCATCACGGATGCCATTGAATTGTCTTAATTGTTTGAAGCAAGGCATGCAAAGAGGCCAATAACTACGGACGTCATCTGTTGGCTAATGAATGTGGAACCAACGCCACCCCCATTGCCTTTGGcaaattttttgagaaataaaacaCCACCCATATGGCATCTCAGCCTGAGTGAGATAcaagaaaggagaaagaaggGACTATATTTTAATTGCGATGAGAATTTTGTACCTGATCACCggtgtgaaaaattattttttattgaaggaatatttttgaatgaagaagaaatggaggATGATGGAGGTGAAGCACAACTGATTGATAATGAGCAATAACCGATGATCTCACTCCATGCCATCGTGGGAACCACTTCCCCACAAACAATAAGGATCAGAGGCGTCGTCAAGGGGCATTGTATCACAGTACTCCTTGACTCTAGGagtttccataatttttttaacacatcATTCGCTGAGGCAATGGGCTTACTACTTCGGCATATGCGTGGAATGAAGGTAATGGTAGCCAATGGGGAGAAGTTGGACTATAAGGGAAGGTGTGATGGGGTTCAAATATTGTTTCATGGTATCTTGTTCTCCATTGATTTTTTCTTGTTAGCCATTGAAGGATGTGATGCAGTTTTAGGCACTCATTGGTTGCGCACTTTGGGACCAATATGTTGGGATTTTACCAAGCTAGTGATGAGCTTCGATTATATGGGAAGTCAAATGGAGTTAAAGGGGATTAAGGGCCCGACGCATAAGGTGGTGGAAGGGGGTGTTGCGGCAAGGGAGTTAAGGCGTAAAAAAACTGGGTTACTATGCCAGTTCGTTCCGTCCAAACCACTGGGAAGTGACACAACAACCTCaagtttttcaattaatttggGTGCTAATTTTGCAGGGCCTACAACAACTTCGGCAAGTTTGAACAAACTATTGCAGAAGTTTAAAACAATATTCTCGGGATATCACTAGATTAAGATGCACGATCCATATATAGAGAAAACGGTATTTCACATGCATCATGGACATTACGAGTTTTTTGTTATGCCTTTCAGACTTACGAACGCCCCAACAACATTTCAATCGCTcatgaatgaaatttttaagCCCGCTTTGTGAAGGTATGTCTTGGTATAGTCAAAATTGGGAGGATCATTTATCGCACCTCAAGGTGGTTTTAAGCATGTTGCAAGCTAACAAACTTTTTGTGGGAATGAAAAAATGTCAATTTGGATAGGGGCAAGTGAGTTACTTGGGGCATTTCATTTCCGAAGGAGGAGTTTCTATGGATCCCAACAAAATCGCAACAATGAACAAATGGCCCCTACCTCAGTCCGTTAAGGCTCTATGTGGATTTCACAGATTGATGGGATGTTACAACGAATTCATCTGCCACTATGGGATGATTGCGGGTCCTTTAACCCAGCTCCTAAAGAAATATGCCTTCGGGTGGAATGAACAAGCTGAATCCGCATTCAAAAACCTCAAGCAAGCCATGACTATAGGACCTGTTTTAGcacttttgaatttttctttgcCATTCGTGGTGGAATGTCATGCTTCCAAGGTGGGCTTAGGGGAGGTGCTCATGCAAGAAGGGAGACCTGTGGCCTATTTTAGTAAGGCCCTCAAGGTAGGAACTTGGGCAAGTTAATGTATGAAAAGGAAGTGATGGCATTGGTGGCAGCCATCCAAAAATGAAGGCCTTACTTACTCGGCACCAAATTTATTCTCCGAACTAATCACAAAAGTTTGAGGCATTTGTGGGATCAAACTGTTGCCATGGAAGCTCAACAAAAATAGCTTGTGAAATTAATGGGCTACGACTTTGTCATTGAATATAAAAGGGGACGGGAGAACACGGCTGCGGACAGCTTATCAAGATGCAATGAGTAGGCATTAGAGTTACAATTGCTTGCAATTAGTAGCCCACTACCCAGTTGGACAGAGGCAATTAGGGTAAAAATTGAAGAACAACCTGAGTTGAAGAGGCTAGCAAATTCGGtccttgaaaaaaattattctagaCTTATAGCCCCGAGGTCCTACTGCTTCCCTACTTGAATGGCGGTGCTCATGCAAGAAGGGAGACCTGTGGCCTATTTCAGCAAGGCCCTTCAAGGTAAGAATTTAGGCAATTCAATGTATGAAAAGGAAGTGATGGCATTGGTGGCAACCATCTAAAATTGAAGGACTTACTTACTTGGCACCAAATTCATTCTCAGAACTGATCACAAAAGTTTCAAGCATTTGTGGATCAAACTATTGCCACAGAAACTCAACAAAAATAGCTTGTGAAATTAATGGGCTACAACTTTGTCATTGAATATAAAAGGGGACGGGAAAACACGGCTGCAGATAGCTTGTCAAGATGCCATGAGTAGGCATTAGAGTTACAATTGCTTGCAATTAGCAGCCCACGTCCCAGTTGGACAGAGGCAATAAGGGCAAAAATTGAAGAACAACCTGAGTTGAAGAGGCTAGCACAATACGTTCAGGCAAGGAAGCAGTAGGATCCTGGGGCTATAAGTTTGGAATCATTTTTTTCAAGGATGAAATTTACTTGCATAAAGATTCACCTCTCATTCACCTTATTCTCAGTGAGTTCCATGCAGGTACCCATGAAGGATTTCACAAGATGTGGCAGCAGCTAAAAGTTGTATTTTATTGGCCCGAGGTGAGAGCTCAAGTAAAGAAATTTATTTGAGAATGTGACGTATACCAACCGCACAAAAGCGAGCATACCAAACCGGCGGGACTCCTCCAACCGCTACCTATTCCGATGGTTGTGTAGTCGGATATATCAATGGACTTCGTAACAGGGCTTCCCAACTCTCAtggaaaaaatgtaatttttgtggtggtagattgtttgtcaaatttctctcattttatgCCTCGTAAGCATCCATTTATAGTAGAAATGGTGGCCCGATGTTTTTTGAGAATGTGTTCAAATTATACAGACTTCCAGCATCCATTGTGTGTGATCGTGACCCTACAGTTACAAACAGATTTTGGCTTGAGTTGTTTCAGTTACAAGGAATCAAATTCAATTTTAGTTCCTCTTATCATCCACAAACAGGTGGCCAAACCGAAGTGGTGAATCAGATGTTGGAAATGTATTTAAGATACTTTACTAATGAGTCACCAATTGCCTGGGTAAAGTGGCTGCCATGGGTAGAATATGTTTATAACACCAATGCATATTCCAGCACAAGGAGGACTCCATACAAAGTGGTTTATGGCCAAAAGCCTCCTACACTCCTTTCCTTCGTGCACGGTACAACAAGGGTGGAATCAAACACTTGAGGAACTGGACCAACTTATTAAAGACGTACGTCTCAAGCTCCATCAAGCTCGAAACAGAATGAAACTTCAATATGATAAAAGGCATCAAGAGAGGAGTTTTCAGCCAGGGGACTTTGTATATGCGCACCTACTGCCTTACATGCAACATACggtggaaaaaagaagaaatatgaaGCTGTTGGCTAAGTACTACAGGCCATACAAGGTCATTGAGTGAATTGGTCAAGTAGCATATCGACTAGAACTTCCTCTAGGTGCGCGTGTTCATCCGGTATTCCATGTGTCCTTGTTAAAATTAAAGCTGGGGCAGAGCACGACAACTTCGACTGATCTACCAGAAATTTTTCCCAACTCACCACCAATCACTCCCCAAGCTATTTTATCTTATCGTGGTCATGGAAGGAAAGCAGAAGTTCTTGTTCATTGGAATGATAGCAATCCCACTGAAGCAACTTGTGAGAATCGGGCGTTGATCAAGGAGCAATTTCTAGAATTTTTCCTTGAGGACAAGGAAAATTTTAAAGAGGGGAGGAATGTTACAGAAGTTTAACGTAACTTTGGCAACTTTGCTAGTTTACCGTTATTTTACTGCTTTGAATAAATGTTTGTAATGGCTAACTTGCCTTGTTGGGAATAAATCAATTAGCTACAATTATGTTTGAGTTTTGCTTAATTTTCGTGTATGTCAAAATACTTTCCTTGTAAACCC
This window harbors:
- the LOC121266072 gene encoding uncharacterized protein LOC121266072 yields the protein MAETSSLRFSPFPPLPSFPRSRESTSSLSAFSSSPKSSTSNLRPSRLRFSAKASDSGNFFAQDSFGFFPWDDGDCEIQWVPEDRVTLFTADGLIQIGGSMVPQRVSSSDKKQGRPNVSKRFQERDYMDPNQGLCLGALFDIAATNGLDMGRRLCIFGFCRSIEMLSDVVEDTVLEHGGEVVAAEKASKGGLHEKLTMTVAVPLLWGVPPVSETLHLAVQSGGGIVEKVYWQWDFL